tgaatatAGCAAAGCCAGCCAGTTCTGTCTGACATGTAAGCCGGGAGTCTTTCCACTCTCATCTCTCTACTCATCCtagaatatttcaaaaaataaattttttttaaaaagggagtgtatattcagggcaactGGAATCTATACTCCTGCTAAGCGTTTTTTAAACAGAATATTCCGAGTCCATCTCTATTATACTTTTTATCATGCTGTAGTATAAACATCTATTTGTATGTCTGACTCCACAGCAGTATAACATCTATTTCTGAATACTCAGCACATAAAATGCGCTCAGTAAAAGGTAAATGAACTCATCAGATCCACGTCCAAGTGCTTGTAACTCTTCTAGTCATCAGCCTTGTGACGTCAATAATGTCACATAATTTCAATGAGACTCGGATCAAAAGCTGCACCTCACTAGTATTTAGGAAGATGGAAGGCTGATTCTGTGCGGGGAAGTGCGCGGAAAACTCTTAAGTCCCCTACTCACCCACCTGTGCCCGGAGGTGTGACATAAGTCCGCCGCGGGTTCGCCAGCACCTTGCCATCCCGCACCACACCCACGCCAATCTTATTGGCGCTGCCTTCAAAACCCAGCACCGCCGGCATGGCGGAGCCTGGGAGAAAACGCCGACAGCACGCCTAGCAATGTCAGGAGCTGTGGAGGTCCTCACTAGTCCGCGCTGGGCCGCAGCTTTCCGGAGCGCAGAGGAAGCTGGCCTGCCTGCAGATAGCACTGGGAGCGACACCGCAGAACTCCCGCGAGCCGAGACCCGCCAAGGCCCCTCCAGGGACCTGTCTTCCTAACTGCCAGGGACGCCGAGCCGACTCTGTGCGTTATATTCCTATCCGTTTTCCTATCTCTTTCCCGTGGTCCAGCCCAGCCTTCTCcactgtttttttccctcttgcaCAGTTAGACTCTTAAGTCAGTGTCACACAATGCGCTGCGCATCTGGCACAACGATAAACAGCCCGAGGGAGGGTTGGGGCCCTAAGTCTCCTGGAGAATTAGAGAAGGGAGGCGAGGCTAAGCGTCTCCGTCACGTGGTGTCAGACAGACCAATCACGCGCATTCTCCGGCCGCGTGAAGCGTGCCTCTGACCACGTGACCAGGTCCGCTACCCACGTGGGGGCTCAGCGCGCACCCTTCTTTGTGCTCGGGTTAGGAGGAGCTAGGCTGCCATCAGACCAGTGCAGATACGGGGTTGCTCTTTTGCTCATAAGAGGGGCTTCGCTGGCAGTCTGAACGGCAAGCTTGAGTCAGGACCCTTAATTAAGATCCTCAATTGGCTGGAGGGCGGATCTCGCGAGTAGGGTACAAGGCACTATGAAATGATCTAGTTTCGTGGGTGAGGGGCTGAAGGGCCTATGATGCACGGAGGCGGGGAAAGGATTTAGAGATAACATGGTTTGAAAGGCGGGACCTGGTGCGGGGACGCTTTTGGGAGGAGTCTTCTCCCCAGCCTTAGCTGGTTTCATGATTTCTTTGCGTCTGTAGGCGACGCGGTAGAAATATTGCTTCGGTGGGTGACGCGGTACAGCTGCCGAAGGGCGTTCGTTACGGGAATGCCGAAGCGTGGGAAAAAGGGAGCGGTGGCAGAAGACGGGGATGAACTCAAGACAGGTAAGAGAATGAAATGAGCCCTTCTTCCTAGAAGCTGCGGCGGGGGTGTTTGTAATTCCCTTGATGTACGGTAAGTACGGGCCGACTCATTTTTGCAGGGGTTTGTGAAGATGCAGTAACCGTAGGCTTTCGTTGGGTCTGTAATTAACCCCGGATCGTAGTTGGAAACCACCAGCTTTTTGTCAGTATATATTACTCATTTTATAGAGCCAGAGGCTAAGAAGAGTAAGACGACCgcaaagaaaaatgacaaagagGCAGCAGGAGAGGGCCCAGCCCTGTATGAGGACCCCCCAGATCAGAAAACCTCACCCAGTGGCAAACCTGCCACACTCAAGATCTGCTCTTGGAATGTGGATGGGCTTCGAGCCTGGATTAAGAAGAAAGGATTAGATGTGAGTGGAATTTGAGGGGAAGAGACATTTTTTGGTATTGAATGGTCTTAGGGTTTAGTCACCCCTTTTCTCCGTTTAGCCTTcaggctattttatttttctcctgcccGCAGTTTTCTGTGGGGCTTCCCCAGTCTTGCCAGTTGTATTTCCTAAATGTCTGTTCTTTCACTTCcattgccattttcttttttaatgttctcTCCTCTTCCCAGAATGTTGCAAAAACCTCTTTACTATACTTCCTCCATTTTATCTTCAGCCTGTCCTCCATTCCATTAACTATAGCTTAAAAATCTTAGCTTGCTATCCACTGCCTATAGAAAAAACACATCTCCTTAGTATAGCATGTAAGACTTTCTTACCTCTCTATATTTGTTGTCATTTATCTAGCTTAGAATTGTTTAAATATTGTGCTGCTTGACTCGAACTCCTTAGGCCAAGAGACTGTTTAACCTGTGCATATCTATGACTTAGCATAtagattattcaataaatgttctgCTGAACTGATAATACATTTTCCACCTTTCTTTTCACTTACAGTGGGTAAAGGAAGAAGCCCCAGATATACTGTGCCTTCAAGAGACCAAATGTTCAGAGAACAAACTACCAGCTGAACTTCAGGAGCTGCCTGGACTCTCTCATCAATACTGGTCAGCTCCTTCGGACAAGGAAGGGTACAGTGGCGTGGGCCTGCTTTCCCGCCAGTGCCCACTCAAAGTTTCTTACGGCATAGGTGAGACCCTATTGATGCCTAATGCCTGAACTCTTCAAAACCAATTGCTAATTCTCCATCTCTGCCCCACCTCGATTGCTTTCCcttttcttacagttttttatgctaattctgtttcatttctgtAGGCGAGGAGGAGCATGATCAGGAAGGCCGGGTGATTGTGGCTGAATTTGACTCGTTTGTGCTGGTAACAGCATATGTACCTAATGCAGGCCGAGGTCTGGTACGACTGGAGTACCGGCAGCGCTGGGATGAAGCCTTTCGCAGGTTCTTGAAGGGCTTGGCTTCCCGAAAGCCCCTTGTGCTGTGTGGAGACCTCAATGTGGCACATGAAGAAATTGACCTTCGCAACCCCAAGGGAAACAAAAAGAATGCTGGCTTCACGCCACAAGAGCGCCAAGGCTTTGGGGAATTACTGCAGGCTGTGCCACTGGCTGACAGCTTTAGGCACCTCTACCCCAACACACCCTATGCCTACACCTTTTGGACTTACATGATGAATGCTAGATCCAAGAATGTTGGTTGGCGCCTTGATTACTTTTTGTTGTCCCACTCTCTGTTAACTGCATTGTGTGACAGCAAGATCCGTTCCAAGGCCCTCGGCAGTGATCACTGTCCTATCACCCTATACCTAGCACTGTGACACCACCCCTAAATCACTTTGAGCCTGGGAAATAAGCTCCCTCCTCCTTTAAACACTCTTCAGAGAAATCTGCATTctatttctcatctataaaaataggAATCCTCCAACCAGGCTCCTGTGATAGACTTAGAGTTCTTTTAAGCCGAAGATTTTttatttgagggttttttgttttttaaaataaattgaacaaagACTACTAATGACTTTGTTTGAATTATCCACATGAAAATAAAGAGCCATAGTTTCAGCCTTGCTGTCTTTGTGTCTTACCCCTTCGTGGGgctacacattcccttcctccttATATTTTCATGCACACAAGTTAACAACTGAAAAAGCATAGAGTCATGACCTTATTTATTTACAAGCACAGGATAAGTCCCTAACCTCCCCCAAAGACTGAGCAACCCTACCCAGCACAGTTAAATACTGCAACTAGGGGGGGCGGGTAAAAAAGGTCGAGAGGAGGAATTAAGGGAAATACAGGAATAGGGGAACATATCCCACATTAAATAGTTATATACACATCAGTTCCTGTGGTTCTGTACAGAGCAGCGGCTGACCCCACCCCCACAGGACACAATGTGGGGAGAGGAGACTGAGGGTACTGAGGCCAGAGCCAACCTCTGGTGAAGTGCAATAGCAGCAGCAAAGTCCTAATGGTGCACAAGAGGGAGGGGAACCCCCAGGgctacccacccccaccctgccctggAATGTGTAAGGGACAGGAATGGCTCTCAGGGAGCACAAAGGAAGGACAAGGCTGGAACCGTCTTTAGGGCCCAGTTTTAAGGGCAACGTTTTGCCTACTTCACCCTAGACACAGCAACCCTTGGAGGAAAGCAGATGGTCAGCAGTGCTCTTATCTGCCCCTCCAAACCTAAGTGAGGGCCTGGTTCCTTCCTACCTCTCCCCAGGGAAAAGGAAGGCAGCTGCTTGGCTTCTTTACAGAAGCCCCGGGAGCCTTTAACTACCCCAGCTCCCTTCGTAGTGTCACTGTCCCCACCagggaggggccaggcacagtctGTGGGTCATCAGGCTCAGGAGAAGTTCTGGACAGGGTGGCTGACCTTCATACAGGCCCAGTAAAGGGCCCGGCCCAAACACAGCACAGCCAACAGGATGACAAATGCCCAGGCTGCATAGATGCCTCCATATCGCCGTGCATGCTTCCATGTGCCAAACTGATGAAGAtaaggagggagaagaaaagaaagatggggTTAATGCTGGTCTCCACTACCTCCTATTAGTTCTAAGAACAGTAATAACTCACGCTTCAGTCCTTGTTCCTTATCCACACGTAGCCACCCTCAGGGACCTTCTTAAAGGCAGAGCTGATCAGCTCCCTTCCCCTAGGTGTAACATACTCATCCCATTGCACACTGTATCTCAGATTTTCTTAATATGTGACAACTGAGCCAGGTTTGCAAATAGCAACTCTTAAATTAAGAATTTCACTGTCCTATCCCCATCCTACAGAGAAAGGAAGGCTGTTTTTCACTCTTTTAGTAGTAATAAAGTCTGCTTGATCAGCCACCTTGCACTTTAGCTCATCcatatcttaaaacaaaacaaactactcCCCCAAgtttcttccacttttttttaGGGTAGCAATTTCCCAGATCTTAGCCTATGGAGATGAGGCTGCAGAATGAAAGAGGTTGGGGCAAGGGTACTCACGGCAAGGCCAGTGGCAGTGACTGCCAAAAGCAAGCCAAGCAAGAAGCAGCAGATACATCTCTTACGTGGGTATCTGCGCCCAATAGATGACCTGTGGGGAGGCAAATAGAAATGGATGCTTTCTATGGCCTTGTAGTTTTTACTCCATACATCAACCAGCTCAATCCCTAATCACTTACACTTTCCTGCAGTGAGGACAACGTGCCAAGGTGCGGTCTGTGAACTCTGTCCACTATGGAGAAAGAAAACGAAAATAATAGCACAAACAGGGTCCCCCTCAATGAGAACCTTGGGGTGGGGATGCAGAACATGTTCCCATAGGACAGACCTTTCAGGGGTCATTACCATTACTCCAAGAAATATACTCGAAATGACTCCTagtctcctttcccctccccttcccaatACCCCTTCCTCACCAGAAAAGTATTCTTGCAATGTCCACAGATAACCCTGACA
The genomic region above belongs to Pongo pygmaeus isolate AG05252 chromosome 15, NHGRI_mPonPyg2-v2.0_pri, whole genome shotgun sequence and contains:
- the APEX1 gene encoding DNA-(apurinic or apyrimidinic site) endonuclease — protein: MPKRGKKGAVAEDGDELKTEPEAKKSKTTAKKNDKEAAGEGPALYEDPPDQKTSPSGKPATLKICSWNVDGLRAWIKKKGLDWVKEEAPDILCLQETKCSENKLPAELQELPGLSHQYWSAPSDKEGYSGVGLLSRQCPLKVSYGIGEEEHDQEGRVIVAEFDSFVLVTAYVPNAGRGLVRLEYRQRWDEAFRRFLKGLASRKPLVLCGDLNVAHEEIDLRNPKGNKKNAGFTPQERQGFGELLQAVPLADSFRHLYPNTPYAYTFWTYMMNARSKNVGWRLDYFLLSHSLLTALCDSKIRSKALGSDHCPITLYLAL